The following are encoded together in the Pedobacter sp. D749 genome:
- a CDS encoding RagB/SusD family nutrient uptake outer membrane protein, whose product MKNRYSIILFALAITLASCRKYVEIDPLSTRTLKYTSDFRNTMNNNAVLEGTYSYPILSGDDIEITDATRQNTLGDILGNVYTWAPKYTSDSQSDADWDKLYKTIYVCNQVLDGVLTSQNGTEAEKQRIYAEALVHRAYTYLVLVNMYGKQYNAATASTDLGVPLLTTPNLFTKLNRASVEDVYKQILGDLRTSISRLPSVAEYNVRPAKVSGYAIFAKTYLNMRDFSNAALYADSALALQSGLLDLKTYENASGTIPVRLLNPEIIFSKIANVAYPATSLSSDLLTSLGTTDLRYKLFSDLGSRFPRQFSASFTGRASTKYMINEFVLSNGPTVPEMMLIKAECLARGGKTADAMSLVNNLRIKRFTTANYVPLTAASASDALRIVVEEKRREFFGTGMRWFDQKRLNLDNDFAVTKNRSFKGVNYTLQPNSNLYLYPIGDKYILLNPELQQNPR is encoded by the coding sequence ATGAAAAATAGATATTCAATTATATTGTTTGCCTTAGCAATTACTTTGGCAAGCTGCAGAAAATATGTGGAGATTGATCCGCTTTCAACCAGGACACTAAAATATACTTCGGACTTTAGGAATACCATGAACAATAATGCTGTTCTGGAAGGAACTTATTCTTATCCGATTTTGTCAGGTGATGACATAGAGATCACTGATGCGACCAGGCAAAATACACTTGGGGATATTTTGGGCAATGTGTACACCTGGGCGCCAAAATATACCTCCGATAGCCAAAGCGACGCCGATTGGGATAAACTATATAAAACTATTTATGTATGCAACCAGGTTTTGGACGGCGTTCTGACTTCTCAGAATGGAACGGAAGCGGAGAAGCAGCGGATTTATGCAGAGGCTTTGGTACACCGGGCTTATACTTATCTGGTGCTGGTGAATATGTACGGCAAGCAATATAATGCGGCCACTGCATCAACAGACCTGGGCGTTCCACTGCTAACCACACCAAATTTATTTACTAAACTCAACAGAGCATCTGTTGAGGATGTTTATAAACAGATATTAGGTGATTTAAGAACATCAATAAGTCGTTTGCCTTCGGTTGCAGAGTATAATGTACGCCCGGCGAAAGTATCAGGCTATGCCATATTCGCCAAGACCTATTTAAATATGCGCGATTTTAGCAATGCAGCCTTATATGCGGATAGCGCCCTGGCCTTGCAAAGTGGCTTACTCGACTTAAAAACCTACGAAAATGCGTCTGGAACTATTCCAGTTAGACTATTAAATCCGGAAATTATTTTTTCTAAAATCGCAAATGTTGCTTACCCTGCTACTTCCCTAAGTAGTGATTTATTGACTTCTTTGGGAACAACAGATTTACGCTACAAGTTATTCTCAGATTTGGGGAGTCGGTTTCCACGCCAGTTTAGCGCTTCTTTTACGGGAAGGGCATCTACCAAATACATGATCAATGAGTTTGTTCTCAGTAACGGACCTACTGTGCCTGAGATGATGCTAATTAAAGCAGAATGTCTGGCCAGGGGCGGAAAAACTGCAGATGCGATGAGTTTGGTCAATAATTTGAGAATTAAGCGCTTTACAACGGCCAATTATGTTCCGTTAACAGCGGCAAGTGCCAGTGATGCACTGCGTATAGTTGTTGAAGAGAAAAGACGGGAGTTTTTTGGAACAGGTATGCGCTGGTTTGACCAGAAACGTCTGAATCTTGACAACGATTTCGCCGTAACAAAAAATCGCAGTTTCAAAGGTGTTAATTATACTTTACAACCCAACAGCAACCTTTACTTATATCCTATTGGAGATAAATACATTCTTTTGAACCCCGAATTGCAACAAAATCCTAGATAA
- a CDS encoding SusC/RagA family TonB-linked outer membrane protein: MYKNFTSLGLLNRQFRKLLLVMRLTAAILLLTLMQISASTMAQKVSIVEKNAPLERVLKEIRKQSGYDIIYDLNIILDAKPVSINVNQVSVFEAIQKSLNNQALSFSLDGKTIVIKEKSVTDKLVDIVKAIDVKVSVRDSSGRPLPGANVYNKTINKMYTTDKNGDLVINDVPANGYVLQISYLGFRGEEIFVDRKTITYYITLRQSTAALEEVSVVSNGYQKISKERAAGAYAVITGKELAANPAVNILERLEGQVAGVKFDIKGNAVQIRGVNNYAGGSGLPLIVVDGFPLMNSSDLATLTKQVAGNTFGNSIISNINMADIEQITFLKDASASSIWGSRAANGVIVIETKKGKKIAPSLNVGYVFGISKNPSIADLHWMTSAQYIDLEQEMVDKGLLVDPASVDPSNAIYTPNNSEATEWMFRVKRGTATVAQRDAALAEIASRDGMKQIEDKLLQNAVNHQYNLSYSGGSESSTYYISGNYTKDVPVFKSNYGENAFVNANTSTDLFNKKITLRTLINYQYSKSQYNAAATNALSVSTTALRPYDLLQDANGNSIGRNIIIPDALANKMVGQGYLPFTYNTLDELNYSNSITKNNVLRLSAGLNGKIAKWLNADVSIINQRQFGSLYTLDDLNSYAGRILVNTYTVLNNNGRASNTVNYGGRYITYGSTSSENTIRGQLNSDFNIGGKHQFNIIAGTELRETFSENTSETRYGFDADTRTIATINPTQQYPTMYGYTQSFGVNLSGLPSARRRYLSYYGNASYSYQEKYFVTGSLRFDDATALGLDRRKRAIPFWSVGLRWNANKEEFLQHTEWLNTLSFRATLGTAGVAPQAGTNVPLISITGSDPRTSQPIANIDNPANSDLGWETTKMVNLGIDFGFFKGRLNGTFDVYGKRTRGILAPFAFNPTYGWSSLSFNSGTLSGGGYEFTLNGEIIRAGKFSWKSILNFGYNTNKVNDQRFANNASSIAGTPATIEGMPLGATYVYRFAGLDNKGQSQIYDRNNNIISNTTNLTNAFTKDDLVYAGRRYAPYTAGFNHNFSYGQLELGVRFVGYFGHVFLKNAVTNYPTSTDFAYNGVLGRQGELANRWRKPGDEANPDVIPGITGVNFNSINRYRFSDALVRNADNIRLQQVSLSYIVPQRFLPRNFVKSLSLSANVRNLGIVWRANKDGIDPEFINTGNFGSTTPTPSYVFGINATL; this comes from the coding sequence ATGTATAAAAATTTTACTTCACTCGGATTGCTTAACCGGCAGTTCCGAAAACTGCTACTCGTTATGCGACTAACTGCTGCGATTCTTCTTTTAACGTTGATGCAAATCAGTGCATCAACAATGGCACAAAAAGTTTCCATTGTTGAAAAAAATGCGCCATTGGAACGCGTGCTGAAAGAGATACGTAAACAGAGTGGTTACGACATTATTTATGACCTCAATATTATTCTGGATGCTAAACCTGTTTCCATCAATGTAAATCAGGTTAGTGTATTCGAGGCTATTCAAAAATCATTAAATAACCAGGCCCTTTCTTTTTCGCTGGATGGTAAAACTATTGTAATTAAAGAAAAAAGTGTAACTGATAAGCTGGTTGATATTGTAAAGGCCATTGATGTAAAGGTTTCGGTAAGGGATTCTTCAGGCAGGCCGCTTCCAGGAGCCAATGTGTACAACAAAACAATCAATAAGATGTACACTACCGACAAAAACGGAGACTTAGTAATTAATGATGTGCCTGCCAATGGTTATGTTCTGCAAATCAGTTATCTGGGCTTTAGGGGCGAGGAGATTTTCGTTGACCGGAAAACGATTACTTATTATATCACACTCAGACAGTCTACAGCTGCCCTGGAAGAAGTATCCGTGGTTTCAAACGGATATCAGAAAATAAGCAAGGAGCGTGCCGCAGGTGCTTATGCGGTTATCACCGGTAAAGAACTTGCTGCTAATCCCGCTGTAAACATTCTGGAACGACTGGAAGGGCAGGTAGCGGGCGTGAAGTTCGATATCAAAGGCAACGCCGTTCAGATTCGCGGCGTAAATAATTATGCAGGTGGTAGTGGCCTCCCGCTTATTGTAGTGGACGGATTTCCTTTAATGAATTCCAGTGATCTCGCAACCCTAACCAAACAGGTGGCCGGCAATACTTTTGGTAATTCAATTATCAGCAACATCAATATGGCAGATATTGAGCAGATTACTTTCCTTAAAGATGCTTCAGCTTCATCTATATGGGGTTCAAGAGCAGCAAATGGTGTAATTGTAATTGAAACTAAGAAAGGAAAAAAAATTGCCCCTTCATTGAACGTTGGTTATGTTTTCGGTATTTCAAAAAATCCATCCATTGCCGATTTACATTGGATGACCAGCGCGCAATACATTGATTTAGAGCAAGAGATGGTAGATAAAGGGCTACTTGTAGACCCTGCTTCTGTAGATCCAAGCAATGCCATCTACACCCCCAACAATAGTGAAGCAACGGAATGGATGTTCAGGGTTAAACGGGGTACAGCGACTGTGGCACAGCGCGATGCCGCATTGGCCGAAATTGCATCAAGAGATGGTATGAAACAGATTGAAGATAAATTATTGCAAAATGCAGTTAACCATCAGTACAATCTTTCTTATTCAGGGGGATCGGAATCGAGTACCTACTACATATCAGGAAACTATACTAAAGATGTACCGGTTTTTAAAAGCAATTATGGTGAAAATGCTTTTGTAAATGCGAATACCTCAACCGATCTTTTTAACAAAAAAATAACCCTGAGGACTTTAATTAATTATCAGTACTCTAAATCGCAATACAATGCAGCTGCGACAAATGCGCTATCAGTAAGCACTACAGCATTACGCCCTTATGATTTATTGCAGGATGCAAATGGTAATAGTATCGGCAGAAATATTATCATTCCCGATGCTTTAGCAAATAAAATGGTTGGCCAGGGTTATTTGCCATTTACTTACAATACATTAGATGAGTTAAATTATTCAAATTCAATTACAAAAAATAATGTATTAAGATTGAGTGCCGGACTTAACGGAAAGATTGCTAAATGGTTAAATGCAGACGTTTCGATAATCAATCAACGCCAGTTTGGTAGCTTGTACACACTTGACGATTTAAATAGTTATGCAGGCAGGATACTCGTAAATACCTATACTGTACTTAATAACAATGGTCGCGCATCAAATACGGTTAATTACGGCGGGCGCTACATTACCTATGGTAGTACGTCATCAGAAAATACAATCAGAGGTCAGTTAAATTCTGACTTTAATATTGGTGGTAAGCATCAGTTTAATATTATTGCCGGAACTGAACTCCGGGAAACTTTCTCAGAAAATACTTCTGAAACCAGATATGGATTTGATGCGGACACCCGTACAATTGCAACCATTAACCCTACCCAACAGTACCCAACCATGTATGGCTATACTCAATCCTTTGGTGTGAATTTAAGTGGCCTGCCTAGTGCTCGTAGAAGGTATTTATCTTATTACGGTAACGCCTCATACAGCTATCAGGAAAAATATTTTGTTACTGGTAGTTTAAGGTTTGACGATGCCACGGCATTGGGGCTTGACAGGCGCAAAAGAGCCATACCGTTTTGGTCGGTTGGTTTGAGGTGGAATGCAAACAAAGAAGAATTTTTACAGCATACAGAATGGCTGAATACACTTAGCTTTCGTGCAACTTTAGGTACAGCTGGTGTAGCGCCTCAGGCTGGTACAAATGTGCCGCTGATAAGCATAACAGGGAGTGATCCCAGAACCAGCCAGCCGATAGCCAATATCGATAATCCGGCTAATTCTGATCTGGGTTGGGAAACCACAAAAATGGTCAACCTGGGAATTGATTTTGGATTTTTTAAAGGCAGATTAAATGGAACCTTTGATGTGTATGGCAAAAGAACAAGAGGTATTTTAGCACCCTTTGCCTTCAACCCAACTTACGGATGGTCGAGTCTCTCTTTCAATAGTGGAACGTTAAGTGGCGGTGGTTATGAATTTACTTTAAACGGTGAAATTATCAGGGCTGGAAAGTTCAGTTGGAAATCCATATTGAATTTTGGTTATAATACCAATAAGGTTAATGATCAACGATTTGCCAATAACGCAAGTAGTATAGCAGGAACACCGGCAACGATTGAGGGCATGCCTTTGGGGGCGACCTATGTTTATCGTTTTGCAGGGCTTGACAACAAAGGGCAATCTCAGATCTATGATCGCAATAACAACATCATCAGCAATACAACCAACCTTACCAATGCATTTACGAAAGATGATTTAGTTTATGCGGGCAGACGGTATGCACCTTATACGGCAGGTTTCAATCACAACTTCAGCTATGGTCAGTTAGAGTTAGGTGTAAGATTTGTAGGTTATTTTGGCCATGTTTTCTTAAAAAATGCCGTAACCAATTATCCAACAAGTACAGATTTTGCCTATAATGGCGTTTTAGGCAGACAGGGAGAACTGGCTAATCGCTGGAGAAAACCAGGTGATGAAGCAAATCCCGATGTTATCCCCGGGATAACAGGCGTGAACTTTAACAGCATTAACCGCTACCGTTTTTCAGATGCATTGGTTCGAAATGCAGATAACATCCGCTTACAACAGGTTTCTCTTTCTTATATCGTTCCGCAGCGCTTCCTGCCCCGCAACTTTGTGAAATCTTTGTCACTATCGGCAAACGTGCGAAACCTGGGAATTGTTTGGCGCGCAAACAAGGACGGTATCGATCCTGAATTTATCAATACAGGGAATTTTGGTAGTACAACACCTACGCCAAGTTATGTTTTTGGAATTAACGCAACGCTATAA